cgtgctttcatgatcacaagagcaccatgagaatTTTCAGAATTCCACTTTCACttgtgtacttgcacccaagagattctagagtgcccaaagagatgagatttatCTTCAAGTCAGGAAtatgtctaacatcggtgagagttttCGCCAtaccatcgtgcattttgattcggactgtaccttttttaataactttgcaggcagcattgttgcccatcaagacaactccaccttcaatagattcatatgtggtaaataaattcCGATTGGGACATATATGATAAGAACAATCCGAATCTAAAATTTACTCATTGTTacatttgaaactattattagttacTAAAAAATAGTTCCCTtagtctcatcagcagctacacttgtTTCGGcaatgtcagtatttttgtgctcatttttcttttctgtatgcttttctttattttttaatttaaaacattcagaaataatgtgacctttcttatgacaatatttgcatatgacatttatgtatctggattttgaccttgatttaggtttctcactacttgaatctttcttattggatctacctcttatgaataagcattccccttggttcccactagttagtttccccagtaatatctctatctatttattcttttgatttcaaaatagatttgatatctttataagagatattattctttccataaagcatagtatctcttatatttTTAAACGACCAgggtaaggaaacaagcaataacacatcttgatcatcatctttgatttcagcatctatgttacttaaatccataagaagaaaatcaaaagtatcaagatgtgtaagtatagaggtatcttcagccatacgaaaaatgtagagtttttgctttaggtaaagccTATTTTCTATtgttcttttcatatatagggttttaagcttttttcatatgcctttggctgagctttctgctgcaacttcacgcaaaacctcatttgaaatatttaaattaatacatacttttgcctttttgtctatgacggtAAACTCCTCGTTCGCCATTTTATCCGGCattttctcctttccttgcagtgccaaatctaagccatcctgaattaggatagcttccatctttaattgccacattccgaagtttgcacttcggtcaaatttctcaacataagactttgttagagtcattttggctatttaaattaacccggttagatctggctctgataccaatttgttaggattgGTAAATCTggtagtgcgaaatttagccaaacaatgttataatgacaataataaatacaatgcaagttgataataacgacaattatagaagataaagaagacataAATTTagcgtggttcggtcaaggtgacctacgtccacaagcggagaggagcaattttactATGTCAatcaagagtacaaaagagagtacaaaattagagtaaatactctaattagtcccaaataccccaagagaataacctcacaagattactccaaagaaagggttcacacaagtgttttccaatacccactctcttacaaaataatctataatgaaataaatgaggagaaagaaagacaagagtgaaaagctcttgaattggtgtgtttacaaatgaggagttcctctatttatagcaagaaatccttggcctaatagtagatattatttcatggcaaatgtcatgatccataaattttgttataatggatattatatcatggcAAATATCATGAAAATTTGACCCCCACTCAAAAAGAAGCCAAATTAATGACCATATTACAGTTTTCATTGCCAtatgaaaagttcaaagttcaacgTGCCTCGATACTGTGCAGAATTCAGGTTATTGAAAAAGTAACTGCAACAAAATTGGTAAACTTCAAAAAATATTGTGAATAATGTGTTACAATCGATAAAACTTcaatttttttggtaattaaacttCATTAATAATACAAAATATACGTCATTGTCAATATGTAATGTGTTACAAtcgattaaacttcattttttggtaattaaacttcattaataatataaaatatatgtcATTATCAATATGTAATGTGTTACAAtcgattaaacttcatttttttgGTAACTAAACTTCATTAATAATGTAAAATATACGTCATTGTCAATGTGTAaatgataatttttaaatatttctattatatATTTGGTTGAACACTCTATACCCTAAAAGAAGTCCTTTTAATAAGTTCCACGATCAGCCGTTAAACCAAGTGACTGATTTATGCAAATGTTTTTTTAGGCTAATGTTTAGATTTTGCCCCTATCTTAAGAAGTCAGGCAAAAAGGAAACAACTGAGGAAAATTTCACGAAAATATAAGGAAACAAGAAAGACCGTTCAAAGCCACATTTTTACAGTATTTTTTTAACGATCAACTAAGGTAATCAACAATCAACTAAGGGTAAAAGAAAATTACAGTATTTTTAGTTTACCAGATTACTCACCCTGTCGTTCTCTTgttctaaatttttaattattttccacCAGTCTCATGCTTCAATTAGAATAATTAGCTGGAGCAAGCATATTCTAAATTTATTCTTTATGAAACATATGATATATTGTTggcataattataattataataaagATCAAGTGGAGTGGATTCTTTCAAGTCTAATGCCTCGATATTAATTGTATTGCCTGTTTTTGGTTTCCGTGCAGAATAcataattataattatatatgAACTGTATCCCTTTGTTAAAGAAAGAATTCTGAAACttgaaacaaaaaaagaaaaaacaaatgaaTTCTGAAACGGTATTTAAGTAAAAACATTGGTACTGGCATTTAACACCGCATCTAGGATCatatcatctttactttttaaaTAGCCAAATTATAATAATAGTTGTAGTCCAGAGAACACAAGAAAACAAAATATTTATTGTGTACCAACTTTTGCTTCCTTCTATCTATAATCTATAATGAAGGCACCTAAGCGTTAGAAATTGATTCTATAAATAAGTAGTTGTGTTTAGAtagaaaatattaaaaatttataatAAATTATTAATGTATTTGATAAAAAGTGATGATAAATACTTTTTCTGACCGATCAAatgtcctttttttttaattatatataaaaatagaaatttagaAATGTATATACATGGAAAAGTGCGAATTATTGTAATGCAGTGGAGAGGGATTTAGGAGTTCTGATTTTGGAACAGCACTTCGAGGATTAAaaaattatgaataaaatagtaaaatgttTGATAAAATCAAAAGTAAGAATTTGACTGATTTTGATTTATGAGCACTTTAAgtgaatatcaaacaaaaaatgCTTATTAATTGAAGTGACCAACTTATTAGTTTATTTCAGCTTTATTACCCGTTGCATTGCCTTGCAAGCAATAATTAAATTATACAGACTGCTGCAGAAGGTAGTACTCCTTATTTAACAAATGACAGAACGGTACATGCGTCGCTATTTTGGCGACCTTCAACTTATCATATTAACAGTcgtggttactaaaaatagttgtctcaaattatttatcattttagaagttcaagacaaaattaattttttttttcttttttacccttagtaataattgttcttgaagatggagataacacataaatagaataaatattcaatgaagagagattatatcttaagacataaataagggtagAATAATACAGTCCCTTTCATCATCGACGCTTTTTAAGGGCGTGCAAAAGAGAAACACGACAGATAATATGTGACGTAGAAAGTATTTTTCgtaacataattaagaattggaCAATATTACCATTATCTTGGAAATTTAACATGAACGATGATAACCAAATATTGAAGTGTGAGGCTGATTAAATGAGGGAAAGATTAACTAGAATATTTGGTGTGAAGCAAAATGCAAGTCAAATACACATCACAATTTGAATCAAACGTAACTGACAAGTATCTCGAGATAGTAGCTTTCACAGAAAGATCATGAGTATACTAGTGCGATTATAAATACTCTTCCGTGAATTTATTGATTTAAGCATGAAATTTAATGGAAAGAATTTTAATACTTGTGGTCTTGAGCATGTCAAGATAGTTGTGTAGCCATAAATTTCTGTCATTAAGGTTAAAaagagtttaaaattaaattatttttaaatataaaaaatgtgtcattcttttacaacggactaaaaaggaaacaacaactcagtataatcccactggtggggtctggggagggtagtgtgtacgcagatcttacccctaccctggggtagagaggttgtttccgatagaccctcggctccgtccctccaagaactccccactttgctcttggggtgactcgaactcacaacctcttgattggaagtggagggtgctcaccactagagtaACCCACTCTTGTCCAAAAAAGATAGAATAATTGGGTAAACTATTTTAAGTTTTATGTACTAAGTATGTAGAAATTATTAAGTAGTGCAAATAGATCAAGTAATTATAGGTTAATATGGATGAAGATATTAATTAGTAACATCACATAAATCCCTTGACAATATATCCATGTGTTTTGCTGTAGGACAGCAGTCTCTTGTTTCAATCAAAGGGGCACAAGTTATATGAGGCATTTACTTCAATAGAATGGTCCATGTCTTCTCCATTTCAAAAATAGACCAAATCTCTACCATTAACTGCGCTCAACTGTCAGCCTACCTTTGCTTCAATCATACTCCTATACTTTAACTATTGCCAAGGCTTAGTTAAAGCTTTCCATACCAACAGTTATAGCATTGGGGAAATCCGAAATCAACCAACATATATAGCACATaatcacaacaacaataactcagtataatctcactagtggggtctggggagggtagtgtgtacgcagatcttacccctaccctggggtagagaggttgtttccgatagaccctcggctccatccctccaagaactccccatcttgctcttggggtgactcgaattcataacctcttggttggaagtggagggtacttaccactagagcaacccactcttgtcataTATAGCACATAATGTAAAGAGGAAAACTAATAAGATGGAATAGATGTAACATACCAGCATTGGTTTTGGAAAAAGGAAACCTCTCATATCTTTTTACAGTGCATAAATTTACACAAATGTATCAGTTCTTTTCCTCTGAAGTCATAACACAAGATCATTGGCTACTTGCGAAATCCTACATCTCCAGATTATACAGCTTACCCAGATTTTGGAGGCAAAACTAGTCTTGGTTATCATTTTGCATCAACGGAATTCTACCATCTTAACTGCTGAGGCAACTAAAAGAGAGTAACATCTTTCGtgcataatttatttaatcaagtAATTAATGAAAACCAAGAGCCAAAAACATGTTGAATCTACTTTTGGTCTAGAAACCAGTGGCAGCTTCACTAGAGAAGGGAAAGGGATATGGCAGGCAAACCAACAGGCCCAAGAGCAGAACCACAACTCCAAGAGCTATATATTTATTGTCAGGATCAGTGATTTCTTCTGATAGTGGAGCGATAGGCCCTCTTTGGAGGAAGAATATTAGCACTACCCAATAGAATGCTACATCGCTAAACAATGCAGATATTCCTAGTAGCCCAATAGATAAAGAACTTAGGCGCGCTGAAGCCTGGCCACATGAAAATTAACACTCAATTACAAAAGACATATTTATGTATTATTTCTTAGACATTCATTATTTAGTTTTTCTTTACCACTTGTTAGACAAACCAGATGATGCTAGCATTACCTTTCTGCCCCACGTGGCAAAAGCTATCCAGCCACCATCAAGCTCTCCTGCAGGAATACTATTGATAGCATTAATGAGAAGTCCAGCCCAGGCCCATATGACAAGCGGATTTACTGATATAGGAGTTCCTTCCTTAAGAGCATCTCCTAGAAGAAGCTTGGCTACAAGTGAAGAACCAAAGTGGCTTAGTCTTTGCAGAAtacacaaataaaggaaagataaCAGGAACTGCTTATGAGGAATAGAGGAATAGTCTGTTGAACGAGCAGGAGAAAAAGCACACATCATAATAAACTATATAAGCTAAGTACTTACCTATACCGCCAGCTAGAAATGATTCGTGGAACACAGAGGGATCGACGATGATGCCAATGCCATCAGTAGGTGGTAAGATGAATCCTGAAAGCAAAAGAATAAGGCCCACCGAGAACCCAGCTATTGGTCCAGCTGCTGCAACTTTCAAGAGATCTTCACGCTTTGGTACAATATTTACAATCCTTGTTATAGCACCAAAGGAGCCTATCTGCCACCAAAACAGCTCATTAGATATGAGTCACATGACTGCCAATCATATTTCAGCATCGAACATGTCTCGAAGAAGGAAGATTGAGGAGCTAATTAAGGACGGATTTAGGAAGGACAGCAGCTGAAAGTTTTCTTGCAACGAGATAAGATGAAAAATGATGAAAGCAGCCCCTGGAGCACTATTACACATCATACTATAACCAAATAAACATTGCACGTAACCTTCTTTCATAGGGAAGTCTATCCAAAAGCTTTTTAACTTCTGTAGTACAAGAGTCAATTACAGTATGAACTAATTCTAAAAAAGAATGTATAGCGGGCGACTGAAATGTGGTAGATGCATAGGCTATGACACTTAGTTCATATTATATTTAGAAAATTGCTACTAAACTGGTGTCGTTTTTCCACAATCATTAAGAATTACCACAGATCAGTAAGAGTCTAATTAAAATCAACAAGATAGTGAGAACTTGACAAATATGTCTTCACTTTTTCAAGAGAGTTGGTGAACTTATGCATTCTCTTCCTGAAGCAGTAGAAGATAGAAGAGAATATAGAAAACTGATAACAGTGTCGAACTTTTCCAATAAAGATGATGAAGTTAAACCTTCTCTTATTAAGGGTTGTAGTCTTGTAGAAGATCTTGATTCATTTTTAAAAGATTCTTGAAGAATTATAGAATCTTCATTGAAGTAATCCCTTGATGCGACTGTGCATTCTCATCTCTGACAAATAAATCTAACATATGAAAACGATTGTAATTTACAAGACTACCGAGTAGAAATTACTCAAGTAAACAGTGTCAACCTTGCTGAAGGTTGTGGTCTAGTGATGCTAAGACTAACGACTTGGATAACCATCAAAAAAAGTTAATAATGGCTTACAGGTGCTGCAAGACATCAGTAATTTAATACCATCGTATTAGAAAAGAAAGAGAGCTCTGTCTCTGGGTGACACTGAGCATTCTCAAGTAACATAAAGAGAGATATCAAATGAAGTCAGATTAATAATACCAACTCCACTCCAAGACAGGACAGGACCTTACTAATAGTTGCAACTGGTGACGAAAAGACTAAATGATACGAATAATCATCAAAAGTAACTTTATGACATTGAAAAGTTTGGTGCGTTAAAAAGACCATCAACATCATCAGTTTGACTCGATTTTACAAGGAAACAGCAAACTCTACGATGCAACACCAAATCTTCCCAAAAGATAAGGTGCACTAGAAAAATAGATGCATTCCTGACCCACCAAGGATATCTTATCAGCTGATCTGAGAAAAGCTGCAACTATATGTCTCATAATCTGGCAGCTATGAAAGGATTTCGCAACCCCCAAAAGATATTGTCAATATGAGGTCTCATTATAACCAAGTCGACATCGCTAAAGGTTGTTTAATCCATAGACTGCATGAAACCTATGCACCTTACCTGCCAGCTAGGAACAAAATATGGAACCCCGAGCTTAACGCCAACCTCTTTGGCAACTAAAAGATGGCTAACTTCATGAACCCCCAGAACAAAGGCAGTTATGAGAGCTCCAGGTAATCCATCCTTCAACAGGTCAAGATTGTCAACAACTGATCTGGGAAAATAAAATTCTATCTTAGCGCTTAAGCATATAGGTGAAACAAGTTAAAAAGAATACATGCAATCAGACAGCATGAAATTATCTCACATAAACAAATTTCCTGATAGTTTGTTATAACTGAGATATCTTCTGTTTTCACTTACTGCAATTTGAGcaaattcaaataaaagttgTTAAGAATACTGCAAATAATGGATGAGCACTtctaactaaaaagaaaagagagaacaaAAGAAGACAGCCAcgatttatataataattttgtattttcGAACTCCAAACACTTGCTGCAATTTGAGCAAATTCAAATCGAAGTTGTTAATCTGTAATTAATGGATGAGCACTtctaactaaaaagaaaagagagaacaaAAGAAGACAGCCAcgatttatataataattttgtattttcaaactcCTTATACAAAAGCATTAATCTTGTACATACTAGCAGATTAATATGAAACATCACAACAGTATTCCATAATTAAGCTATATTAATCTtggaaaatgacaaaattaaattGGACATTAAATACCAAGCTACAGTTGAGCTCGAAGCAAATGCAAAGCCAGTGATGAACAGGTACACATTAAAAAAAGAGAGGTAAAAGTAGAGTTATGGAGTTAATATGCTACGTACAACAAGTTCGATTGTAATGCCGGCACATTGCGAAGAAGTAAAGTGAATATTGTAACAAGTCCAAAGGCCCCCGCTGCAAACCATTCTGGAACAGCTGCAGTTTTCAAACAAGCTGGGTTACTATTCAACAATGAAAAGCTCCAAATCTATATGTTTGACACAGGTATTCCCCTTGTTATTATCACCAGTAATTGAAACCTATGAAGAATGCTGAATAAACTACCTATAGTTTCAGGTTGCAGGGTCATTCTCGGGACCACAACTGCCACAGGCTTATCATCCTCCGGattgtttaaaagaaaaagtttatATGCATCTCCAAGTCTGTCCTGTTAATGAAGTGCCATTTTGAAATAGTAAGAACCCCACAgcaatatccaaattaaattgGAGAAAAACGAGGAAACTTGAGCAACCTGCATTCTCTTTGATACTTTTTCATAAGCTGTAGCAGCCTGTCCACGTAAATTCCCTTTAAATAATACTCCACCCTATACAAGCATGTTATAAAAGCTTCAAAAAAATAAGAACCACCAAAGATAGCGCATCAAGATTCATTTGCACCAAGAAGCCAAGAACAGAAACAACAAGCCCATGATCACTCGCTTGAGAGGATACCCGTACTAGtttaatctttttatttttatggtACAATTAAATGTTTAAATTATTGGCTCATGTTTGACTTGGATTTTCTTGTATGAGCAAGAAATAAGATTACCAGCAAATTGCTCACCTCATATGGCTCCTGGCTTGTAACAAAAAAGGTGTCAAAACCAAATACTTGATTTCTAAGAATCTCAATTGTTTCCTTGGGAATCCTGATTGATTCATCGAGTTGCAGAGGCTGCTCATGGAATAGTATCAACAGTAAGAAAAAGATTAACTTTACAGCCGAAGGCAACATGAGAAAAATGATAGAGGAGCAAACTGTAAACAATTAATCCAAAAAATATTCAACCTAATGTTCCAAAATTTACCACCTTCACACCTGGAAGAGGTGATCCACTTGAAACTTTAACCTCAGTGCCATCCTGCTTCAACACAAGGTCTAAAATGTAAGGCAAATAAATTGAAATTCAAATGCTCATACCCAGTGACAGAGAAAATTCTCAATAGCTCCAAGAATGTGATTTCATTACACTTCAAGCCTCTCACTGCCAAAACATTGGAACATAAAAAGAATGAAGAACCTAACCTCCAGATTAAAATAGCATAGCATACCTCAATTCCAGGCTGCTCATTCACTTGAGCTCCGTTATTATTTTCTAGACTTGTATTCTCCAACATCCCCAATGGTTGGTCCTTATCCTGATCCCAAGGATTCCATACCCAAAAACTACAAATTATTTTCCATTCACTAATAGTTTTCCATTATTTTTCTTGCACATTGTCTTTAAGTAAATGGCATGAAATAATTGAGAATTGAATCAAACCTGATCAGGCCGAGAGTTCAGCTCAAGACTCTTATCTTCATTCAGATTTGCCCCATCCGCTTCCTCGGCCAGCTTTTCATCCTttaaatataaatacaaaataaataacaGTAAGCCAAGAACTAGGGACCAAGTTATCATATAATTCGCAGCAAACGCAAAATTATAAGCTTTAAATTTcaaattgaaagaattaattaaaagaagGAATAGAAACCTTGTCATCATTTTTATCAGGCTCAGTTTCTGTCTCACTTGATCTGCAAATAACGCTTCCTTTATTGCGAGCGACAAATCTAATGTtagcagaaaagaaaagaaaacgtcAAATATGTTGCAGACTTAACATAAGTTAAAGCTATTAATTATgagtttcaatgatgaaaaataaatatCACATGCGGTGCAGGATCACaaggaataaaagaaaggaaTCAAGAAGCACTACCATTCAAGAATAGATTAAGGAAACAATCTATTAATGGGAGCAATGCAAGGGAAAGAATCAATGATTAGagatgaaaaaggaagaaacaacgGAGATACGGAAGAAGAATCAATCAATGATTCGATAAATGATTGACGGAAGCTATTACAGGAAGGTCCCAAATCAAAGGGAAACGAGATCGCAAAGGGTTGCACTGGAGATCGTTGAAGCCAGAAA
This DNA window, taken from Nicotiana tabacum cultivar K326 chromosome 4, ASM71507v2, whole genome shotgun sequence, encodes the following:
- the LOC107814051 gene encoding putative zinc metalloprotease EGY2, chloroplastic isoform X3 — encoded protein: MNMPAVCRVSIVPVSPQCSSCCYNRLQPLLSSPSTGPQKHSSSINFPARHFLRFVARNKGSVICRSSETETEPDKNDDKDEKLAEEADGANLNEDKSLELNSRPDQDKDQPLGMLENTSLENNNGAQVNEQPGIEDGTEVKVSSGSPLPGVKVPLQLDESIRIPKETIEILRNQVFGFDTFFVTSQEPYEGGVLFKGNLRGQAATAYEKVSKRMQDRLGDAYKLFLLNNPEDDKPVAVVVPRMTLQPETIAVPEWFAAGAFGLVTIFTLLLRNVPALQSNLLSVVDNLDLLKDGLPGALITAFVLGVHEVSHLLVAKEVGVKLGVPYFVPSWQIGSFGAITRIVNIVPKREDLLKVAAAGPIAGFSVGLILLLSGFILPPTDGIGIIVDPSVFHESFLAGGIAKLLLGDALKEGTPISVNPLVIWAWAGLLINAINSIPAGELDGGWIAFATWGRKASARLSSLSIGLLGISALFSDVAFYWVVLIFFLQRGPIAPLSEEITDPDNKYIALGVVVLLLGLLVCLPYPFPFSSEAATGF
- the LOC107814051 gene encoding putative zinc metalloprotease EGY2, chloroplastic isoform X4; the protein is MNMPAVCRVSIVPVSPQCSSCCYNRLQPLLSSPSTGPQKHSSSINFPARHFLRFVARNKGSVICRSSETETEPDKNDDKDEKLAEEADGANLNEDKSLELNSRPDQDKDQPLGMLENTSLENNNGAQVNEQPGIEDGTEVKVSSGSPLPGVKPLQLDESIRIPKETIEILRNQVFGFDTFFVTSQEPYEGGVLFKGNLRGQAATAYEKVSKRMQDRLGDAYKLFLLNNPEDDKPVAVVVPRMTLQPETIAVPEWFAAGAFGLVTIFTLLLRNVPALQSNLLSVVDNLDLLKDGLPGALITAFVLGVHEVSHLLVAKEVGVKLGVPYFVPSWQIGSFGAITRIVNIVPKREDLLKVAAAGPIAGFSVGLILLLSGFILPPTDGIGIIVDPSVFHESFLAGGIAKLLLGDALKEGTPISVNPLVIWAWAGLLINAINSIPAGELDGGWIAFATWGRKASARLSSLSIGLLGISALFSDVAFYWVVLIFFLQRGPIAPLSEEITDPDNKYIALGVVVLLLGLLVCLPYPFPFSSEAATGF
- the LOC107814051 gene encoding putative zinc metalloprotease EGY2, chloroplastic isoform X2; the protein is MNMPAVCRVSIVPVSPQCSSCCYNRLQPLLSSPSTGPQKHSSSINFPARHFLRFVARNKGSVICRSSETETEPDKNDDKDEKLAEEADGANLNEDKSLELNSRPDQDKDQPLGMLENTSLENNNGAQVNEQPGIEQDGTEVKVSSGSPLPGVKPLQLDESIRIPKETIEILRNQVFGFDTFFVTSQEPYEGGVLFKGNLRGQAATAYEKVSKRMQDRLGDAYKLFLLNNPEDDKPVAVVVPRMTLQPETIAVPEWFAAGAFGLVTIFTLLLRNVPALQSNLLSVVDNLDLLKDGLPGALITAFVLGVHEVSHLLVAKEVGVKLGVPYFVPSWQIGSFGAITRIVNIVPKREDLLKVAAAGPIAGFSVGLILLLSGFILPPTDGIGIIVDPSVFHESFLAGGIAKLLLGDALKEGTPISVNPLVIWAWAGLLINAINSIPAGELDGGWIAFATWGRKASARLSSLSIGLLGISALFSDVAFYWVVLIFFLQRGPIAPLSEEITDPDNKYIALGVVVLLLGLLVCLPYPFPFSSEAATGF
- the LOC107814051 gene encoding putative zinc metalloprotease EGY2, chloroplastic isoform X1, with product MNMPAVCRVSIVPVSPQCSSCCYNRLQPLLSSPSTGPQKHSSSINFPARHFLRFVARNKGSVICRSSETETEPDKNDDKDEKLAEEADGANLNEDKSLELNSRPDQDKDQPLGMLENTSLENNNGAQVNEQPGIEQDGTEVKVSSGSPLPGVKVPLQLDESIRIPKETIEILRNQVFGFDTFFVTSQEPYEGGVLFKGNLRGQAATAYEKVSKRMQDRLGDAYKLFLLNNPEDDKPVAVVVPRMTLQPETIAVPEWFAAGAFGLVTIFTLLLRNVPALQSNLLSVVDNLDLLKDGLPGALITAFVLGVHEVSHLLVAKEVGVKLGVPYFVPSWQIGSFGAITRIVNIVPKREDLLKVAAAGPIAGFSVGLILLLSGFILPPTDGIGIIVDPSVFHESFLAGGIAKLLLGDALKEGTPISVNPLVIWAWAGLLINAINSIPAGELDGGWIAFATWGRKASARLSSLSIGLLGISALFSDVAFYWVVLIFFLQRGPIAPLSEEITDPDNKYIALGVVVLLLGLLVCLPYPFPFSSEAATGF